The following coding sequences are from one Rutidosis leptorrhynchoides isolate AG116_Rl617_1_P2 chromosome 11, CSIRO_AGI_Rlap_v1, whole genome shotgun sequence window:
- the LOC139877814 gene encoding uncharacterized protein, producing MSTNSSFDAKINECMRVLNERRTVIGNRESHFTEIRKSMESELEFVERCTQMVRDLAAPLKNLDDAKKHLVHNFREMTVAQDTLIKNVMSRFLDELKKVVDGTFNENKVRFINMIESLTVNTGAGSSGGGGG from the exons ATGTCGACAAATTCAAG TTTTGACGCTAAAATCAACGAGTGCATGCGTGTGTTAAATGAAAGGAG GACGGTTATTGGTAATAGGGAGTCACATTTCACCGAG ATTAGAAAATCAATGGAAAGTGAGCTTGAATTTGTCGAAAGATGTACCCAAATGGTCAGGGATTTAGCAGCTCCTCTTAAAAATTTAGATG ATGCAAAAAAACATTTGGTGCATAATTTCCGAGAAATGACTGTGGCTCAAGATACGTTGATTAAAAACGTCATGTCGCGTTTTTTGGATGAGCTCAAAAAAGTGGTGGACGGGACATTTAATgag AACAAAGTACGCTTCATCAACATGATTGAAAGCCTCACTGTCAACACAGGTGCTGGCAGCAGTGGTGGCGGCGGAG GCTGA